One region of Chryseobacterium muglaense genomic DNA includes:
- a CDS encoding thioredoxin family protein, translated as MNTPSNMLALGTKAPFFELPNPSKSNEVQSLDDLKGEKGTLVIFMCNHCPFVLHIIDKLTELYEDYNEAGIEFIAINSNNVEKYPDDSPEKMIEFQIERKFDFPYLYDESQAIAKAYNAACTPDFFFFDDKLDLIYRGQMDDSRPGNHKEVTGEDLIIAFENLLIGEPQEEIQRPSMGCNIKWK; from the coding sequence ATGAATACTCCCTCAAATATGTTGGCATTAGGCACAAAAGCACCGTTTTTTGAACTTCCTAATCCTTCAAAAAGCAATGAAGTACAGTCATTAGACGATTTGAAAGGTGAAAAAGGTACTTTGGTAATCTTTATGTGCAACCATTGTCCGTTTGTACTTCACATTATTGATAAGTTGACAGAGTTATATGAAGATTATAATGAGGCGGGAATTGAATTTATCGCTATCAATTCTAATAATGTAGAAAAATACCCTGATGATTCTCCTGAAAAAATGATTGAGTTTCAAATTGAAAGAAAGTTTGACTTTCCTTATTTATATGACGAAAGCCAGGCTATTGCAAAAGCTTATAATGCAGCTTGTACGCCAGATTTCTTTTTCTTTGATGATAAATTAGACCTTATTTACAGAGGTCAGATGGATGATTCAAGACCTGGAAATCATAAAGAAGTAACCGGGGAAGATTTAATTATTGCTTTTGAAAACCTTTTAATCGGTGAGCCTCAGGAAGAAATTCAGAGACCGAGCATGGGTTGCAATATTAAGTGGAAATAA